The following coding sequences lie in one uncultured Mailhella sp. genomic window:
- a CDS encoding SNF2-related protein, with protein MNRREEVAARGLAENFIQNTIPEYITEYGRAIEAEGNLSKFTLRFENDVWTVESTVQGEDFEAYSPVVHINLAEQRVDSMCNCMEAFNGPCRHVAATAIHFINSLDISEGKADPAPAPREDWRQSFRHFFGGTFEPETGRHYFLFRFFPEPGRLSVEFFRARQNKTGLSSVRQEVTLDQILRNPEWCEHSPELPVVCRQIAQYLDYYGHRVEIPDGLLSWFFWAIRKEDYLYWKDTEIPCRIESSPMALKLRPSLDDDGLRFDVLLQREGKKPFSIIDEEPDESGDIPAPAHEGATFHGQMPLWVCWNQGFYPVQTCLNHHVIQALVHKGPVIPQEDIPEFLDRVWTSLPASELYEQDEFLKIMEPVFQPATYNPKLFLDEEGSLLTLEVQNIYETLHGEFTLPGPNPDFQTGSYVYEGKTFLVRRNQVEENALITQLSDMRFQPRSSRLWFMEPEEAISFLLDSYPTLLENWRVYGEATLSRYKVRASTPVINASVESNEKEKWFSLDISVDYDGQNLPLDRIWKAWLKGKRYVQLKDGSYASLPESWLEKLAHKLKVLGLDPAKPPKQKFKQYEAPVLDNLLEDLPGALEDSFWSKLRDNIRNFHEVKQIETPKGLQASLRPYQLQGISYLNFLNEYGFGGILADEMGLGKTIQTLAFVQHMVNHGSQGPNLIVVPTSVLPNWDREASKFVPGLSRVIVYGTRREGLFRKIATSDLVITTYALLRRDMEELEQHEFNSIILDEAQNIKNPNTITARSVRQINAKMRLCLSGTPIENNLFELWSLFEFLMPGFLGSQHAFQRGVIKPIKEGDAETLEYLRSRVKPFILRRTKAEVVKDLPPKVENVMYCALEEEQAELYASLARKLREQVLADVDKKGMAKSQMSILDALLKLRQICCHPKLLKLDMPGFNANMPSGKFEAFKDMILDIVEEGHKVLVFSQFVQMLQQIRAWLQMTDIPFCYLDGSSKDRLEQVDRFNNTPSIRIFLISLKAGGTGLNLTSADYVIHYDPWWNPAVESQATDRAHRIGQSRQVFSYKLICQNTVEEKILKLQEMKRGVAEAVIPGQESWKSLTREDLEMLFEV; from the coding sequence ATGAACCGACGCGAGGAAGTCGCCGCCCGTGGGCTTGCCGAAAACTTCATTCAGAACACCATTCCCGAATATATTACGGAATATGGTCGCGCCATTGAAGCGGAAGGCAATCTCAGCAAATTCACCCTGCGCTTTGAAAACGACGTATGGACGGTGGAAAGCACCGTTCAGGGGGAAGATTTCGAGGCCTACAGCCCGGTGGTCCACATCAATCTTGCCGAACAGCGGGTCGATTCCATGTGCAACTGCATGGAAGCCTTCAACGGTCCCTGTCGTCACGTCGCCGCCACGGCCATACACTTCATCAACTCCCTGGACATCTCAGAAGGCAAGGCCGATCCCGCGCCTGCGCCCCGCGAAGACTGGCGGCAGAGCTTCCGTCACTTCTTCGGCGGCACCTTCGAGCCCGAAACGGGGCGTCATTATTTTCTGTTCCGCTTCTTCCCGGAACCGGGACGCCTGTCCGTGGAGTTCTTCCGCGCCCGTCAGAACAAGACCGGCCTTTCCTCCGTGCGTCAGGAAGTGACGCTCGATCAGATTCTGCGCAATCCCGAATGGTGCGAACATTCGCCGGAACTGCCCGTGGTCTGCCGTCAGATCGCCCAGTATCTCGACTACTACGGCCACCGCGTGGAAATCCCCGACGGGCTGCTTTCCTGGTTCTTCTGGGCCATACGCAAGGAAGACTATCTCTACTGGAAGGACACCGAAATTCCCTGCCGCATCGAAAGCTCTCCCATGGCGCTCAAGCTGCGCCCCTCGCTCGACGACGACGGTCTGCGCTTCGACGTGCTGCTCCAGCGCGAAGGCAAGAAACCGTTTTCCATCATCGACGAAGAGCCCGACGAGAGCGGCGACATTCCCGCTCCCGCGCATGAAGGAGCCACGTTCCACGGACAGATGCCCCTGTGGGTGTGCTGGAATCAGGGCTTCTATCCGGTGCAGACCTGCCTGAACCATCACGTCATTCAGGCGCTGGTTCACAAGGGCCCGGTCATTCCGCAGGAAGACATTCCCGAATTTCTCGACAGGGTGTGGACGAGCCTGCCTGCCTCGGAACTCTACGAGCAGGATGAATTCCTCAAGATCATGGAACCCGTGTTCCAGCCGGCCACGTACAATCCCAAGCTCTTCCTCGACGAAGAAGGCAGCCTGCTTACCCTCGAAGTGCAGAACATCTACGAAACCCTGCACGGCGAATTCACCCTGCCCGGACCGAACCCCGATTTCCAGACCGGCAGTTACGTCTACGAAGGCAAAACCTTCCTCGTGCGCCGCAATCAGGTGGAGGAAAACGCCCTCATCACCCAGCTTTCCGACATGCGCTTCCAGCCGAGAAGCAGCCGCCTGTGGTTCATGGAACCCGAAGAGGCCATTTCCTTCCTGCTCGATTCCTACCCCACCCTGCTGGAAAACTGGCGCGTGTACGGCGAAGCCACGCTCTCGCGCTACAAGGTGCGCGCCTCCACGCCGGTCATCAACGCGAGCGTGGAAAGCAACGAAAAGGAAAAGTGGTTCTCCCTCGACATTTCGGTGGATTACGACGGCCAGAACCTGCCGCTCGACCGCATCTGGAAGGCCTGGCTCAAGGGCAAGCGCTACGTGCAGCTCAAGGACGGCTCCTACGCCTCCCTGCCCGAATCCTGGCTCGAAAAGCTGGCCCACAAGCTCAAGGTGCTCGGCCTTGATCCGGCCAAGCCGCCCAAGCAGAAGTTCAAGCAGTACGAGGCCCCGGTGCTCGACAACCTGCTCGAAGACCTGCCCGGCGCGCTGGAGGATTCCTTCTGGAGCAAGCTGCGCGACAACATCCGCAACTTCCACGAAGTCAAGCAGATAGAAACGCCCAAGGGCCTGCAGGCCTCGCTGCGTCCCTATCAGCTTCAGGGCATCTCGTACCTCAACTTCCTCAACGAGTACGGCTTCGGCGGCATTCTCGCCGACGAAATGGGCCTCGGCAAGACCATCCAGACGCTCGCCTTCGTACAGCACATGGTCAACCACGGCTCGCAGGGCCCCAACCTCATCGTGGTGCCCACCTCCGTGCTGCCCAACTGGGACCGCGAAGCCTCCAAGTTCGTGCCCGGACTTTCGCGCGTCATCGTGTACGGCACGCGCCGCGAAGGACTGTTCCGCAAGATCGCGACGTCCGACCTCGTCATCACCACCTACGCGCTGCTGCGCCGCGACATGGAGGAACTCGAACAGCACGAGTTCAACTCCATCATTCTCGACGAAGCCCAGAACATCAAGAATCCCAACACCATTACCGCCCGCTCCGTGCGGCAGATCAACGCCAAGATGCGCCTCTGCCTCTCGGGCACGCCCATTGAAAACAACCTCTTTGAACTGTGGAGCCTGTTTGAATTCCTCATGCCGGGCTTCCTCGGCAGTCAGCACGCCTTCCAGCGCGGGGTCATCAAGCCCATCAAGGAAGGCGACGCGGAAACCCTCGAATATCTGCGTTCGCGGGTGAAGCCGTTCATTCTGCGCCGCACCAAGGCCGAAGTGGTCAAGGATCTGCCGCCCAAGGTGGAAAACGTCATGTACTGCGCCCTCGAAGAGGAACAGGCCGAACTCTACGCCTCCCTTGCGCGCAAGCTGCGTGAACAGGTGCTCGCCGACGTGGACAAGAAGGGCATGGCCAAGAGCCAGATGTCCATTCTCGACGCCCTGCTCAAGCTGCGTCAGATCTGCTGTCATCCCAAGCTGCTCAAGCTGGACATGCCCGGCTTCAACGCCAACATGCCGTCCGGCAAGTTCGAGGCCTTCAAGGACATGATCCTCGACATCGTGGAAGAAGGTCACAAGGTGCTCGTGTTCTCGCAGTTCGTGCAGATGCTGCAACAGATACGCGCCTGGCTCCAGATGACGGACATCCCCTTCTGCTACCTCGACGGCTCCAGCAAGGACCGTCTGGAACAGGTGGACCGCTTCAACAACACGCCGTCCATCCGGATCTTCCTCATTTCCCTGAAGGCCGGCGGCACGGGCCTCAACCTCACGAGCGCCGACTACGTCATCCACTACGATCCGTGGTGGAACCCCGCCGTGGAAAGCCAGGCCACCGACCGCGCCCACAGAATCGGCCAGTCGCGTCAGGTGTTCTCCTACAAGCTCATCTGTCAGAACACCGTGGAAGAAAAGATTCTGAAGCTCCAGGAAATGAAGCGCGGCGTGGCCGAAGCCGTCATTCCCGGACAGGAATCCTGGAAGTCCCTCACGAGAGAAGACCTCGAAATGCTCTTTGAAGTGTAG
- a CDS encoding NAD-dependent protein deacylase, whose product MTLTELLSNAKHAVVLTGAGISTLSGIPDFRGAGGLYTRTDIDANKLFDLDYFMKDPTYYYEHSKDFLYNLEEKEPNIVHKTLARLEKEGIIHAVITQNIDLLHQKAGSKKVLELHGSPLLHHCLRCGKSWTFEEIAPRVRAGEVPVCDKCGGIVKPDIVFFGEGLPEYALTEAEREARAADLMLVLGTSLTVYPAAAVPEITLQSGGKIAIINRDPTHLDRYATWIGRDLKKEMEELKI is encoded by the coding sequence ATGACGCTTACCGAACTGCTTTCCAACGCCAAACACGCCGTCGTTCTTACCGGCGCAGGCATTTCCACCCTTTCCGGCATTCCCGACTTCCGCGGCGCAGGCGGTCTCTACACCCGCACCGACATCGACGCCAACAAGCTCTTCGACCTCGACTACTTCATGAAGGATCCGACCTACTACTACGAGCACTCGAAGGATTTTCTCTACAATCTGGAGGAAAAGGAGCCCAACATCGTTCACAAGACGCTCGCCCGTCTGGAAAAGGAAGGCATCATCCACGCCGTCATCACGCAGAACATCGACCTGCTCCACCAGAAGGCCGGATCGAAAAAGGTGCTGGAACTGCACGGCTCGCCGCTGCTGCACCACTGCCTGCGCTGCGGCAAGAGCTGGACGTTTGAAGAAATCGCCCCCCGCGTGCGCGCCGGCGAAGTGCCCGTGTGCGACAAATGCGGCGGCATCGTGAAACCGGACATCGTGTTCTTCGGCGAAGGACTGCCCGAATACGCCCTCACCGAGGCGGAACGCGAAGCCCGCGCCGCCGACCTCATGCTCGTGCTCGGCACCAGCCTCACCGTGTACCCGGCCGCGGCCGTGCCCGAAATCACCCTCCAGTCCGGCGGCAAAATCGCCATCATCAACCGCGACCCCACCCACCTCGACCGCTACGCCACCTGGATAGGCCGCGACCTGAAAAAGGAAATGGAAGAACTGAAGATTTAA
- a CDS encoding metalloregulator ArsR/SmtB family transcription factor, with amino-acid sequence MDMLLSRRLPDRSYIEAQARIFKALGHPSRLMMAEALTRGPMCVAELQRLVGADMSTISRHLAVLKAAEIVTDEKRGLHVYYALKLSCLGQFLTATSATLDKKAQARQARLTAMMAP; translated from the coding sequence ATGGACATGCTGCTGTCGAGGCGTCTGCCGGACAGATCATATATTGAGGCGCAGGCCAGGATATTCAAGGCGCTCGGGCATCCGAGCCGGCTCATGATGGCCGAGGCGCTGACGCGCGGCCCGATGTGCGTGGCGGAACTGCAGCGTCTTGTGGGCGCGGACATGTCCACGATTTCCCGCCACTTGGCCGTACTGAAGGCCGCCGAGATCGTGACGGACGAGAAGCGGGGGCTGCATGTGTACTATGCGCTCAAGCTGTCCTGTCTGGGGCAGTTTCTGACGGCCACGTCGGCCACGCTCGACAAGAAGGCGCAGGCCCGGCAGGCGCGACTGACCGCCATGATGGCTCCCTGA
- a CDS encoding TAXI family TRAP transporter solute-binding subunit, which produces MFRKFFAVALGAAMLLSGAMAGDALAAKFVTIGTGGITGVYYPTGGAIAKIINAKKDMYNIRASVESTGASKFNINAINNGDLEFGIAQADTQYQAYKGVGDWEGKPVTKLRFVFALAPEAVTFVAAEDSGIKSLADVKGKIINLGDPGSGNRINALQVFKEVGLEPGKDFRGEGLKPADAPHTLQDGRIDGFFYTLGHPNGNIKEATAGKRKCRIVPITGMDNLLKECPYYSKTFIDMSQYPDASNASDGKVETIGMLATFVTSADTPDDIVYAITKEVVENLDEFKKLHPALESITRESLLEGRTAPFHPGAEKYFKEVGLIK; this is translated from the coding sequence ATGTTCAGAAAATTCTTTGCCGTCGCCCTTGGCGCGGCCATGCTTCTTTCCGGCGCGATGGCGGGCGACGCCCTGGCCGCCAAATTCGTCACCATCGGCACCGGCGGCATCACCGGCGTGTACTATCCCACGGGCGGAGCCATCGCCAAGATCATCAACGCCAAGAAGGACATGTACAACATCCGCGCCAGCGTGGAATCCACCGGAGCTTCCAAGTTCAACATCAACGCCATCAACAACGGCGATCTTGAATTCGGCATCGCTCAGGCCGACACTCAGTATCAGGCCTACAAGGGCGTCGGCGACTGGGAAGGCAAGCCCGTGACCAAACTGCGCTTCGTGTTCGCCCTCGCGCCCGAAGCCGTGACCTTCGTGGCCGCCGAGGATTCCGGCATCAAGAGCCTCGCCGACGTCAAGGGCAAAATCATCAACCTCGGCGATCCCGGTTCGGGCAACCGCATCAACGCCCTCCAGGTCTTCAAGGAAGTGGGCCTCGAACCCGGCAAGGACTTCCGCGGCGAAGGCCTCAAGCCCGCCGACGCGCCCCACACACTTCAGGACGGCCGCATCGACGGCTTCTTCTACACGCTGGGCCATCCCAACGGCAACATCAAGGAAGCCACGGCCGGCAAGCGCAAGTGCCGCATCGTGCCCATCACCGGCATGGACAACCTGCTCAAGGAGTGCCCCTACTACTCCAAGACCTTCATTGACATGAGTCAGTATCCCGACGCCTCCAACGCTTCCGACGGCAAGGTGGAAACCATCGGTATGCTCGCCACCTTCGTGACCTCCGCCGATACTCCCGACGACATCGTGTACGCCATCACCAAGGAAGTGGTGGAAAACCTCGACGAATTCAAGAAGCTGCATCCGGCGCTCGAATCCATCACCAGGGAAAGCCTGCTGGAAGGCCGCACCGCTCCCTTCCATCCCGGCGCAGAAAAGTACTTCAAGGAAGTCGGCCTGATCAAGTAG
- a CDS encoding TRAP transporter permease, whose protein sequence is MPQKHIQTTPAGDKYKEDLAHAEHGMRGDTMGITAKITFVIALCWSLFQMASASFLLIDSIFVKAIHLAFAITLVYFNIPMLKPSSSSRWDLRILLAMNRVTVMDYILGIMAAVAALYIFLDYAGLSSRPGAPNARDILMGILLVVLLLEATRRVLGPALPIICTVFILYVFTGPYLPDFLAFKGASLSRFISQITMDTQGVYGIPLQVSATVVFLFVLFGTMLDRAGGGTFFTQLAISGLGRYRGGAAKAAVFSSALSGMVSGSSIANVVTTGTFTIPLMKRVGYPAVKAAAIEVASSVNGQLAPPVMGAAAFIIAEYVNVPYIEVAKAAAIPAFASYAALLWITHVEACKLGLRGLSKDELPRTWEVLRGGLHFLFPLAMLLYELIALQHSAELSVFRAILVLAVIMIFQPVCVAVVRKTSKWQAFKEGLKLTVSSMAAGANNMAGVALATASAGIIVGCVSLGLGQQITSFVEVLSMGNIFLLLIITAAASLLLGMGLPTTANYIIMASLTAPVLVELASGFSIHGVQLAVPLMAAHLYCFYFGILADDTPPVGLAAYAGAAIANASPIAVGIQGFFYDIRTALLPLVFIFNHDIILWNINSLPEAVMIFCMTSLGMVCFSSMIQGWFITKTSLLDRLLLLGASVVLMYPALLTGFFLPQEQRHFGYLAGLALMTLAYLRQKAGARTASGEAAA, encoded by the coding sequence ATGCCTCAAAAACACATTCAGACCACTCCGGCCGGAGACAAGTACAAGGAAGATCTGGCCCACGCCGAGCACGGCATGCGCGGCGACACCATGGGCATTACGGCGAAGATCACCTTCGTCATCGCCCTTTGCTGGTCGCTCTTCCAGATGGCCAGCGCGAGCTTTCTGCTCATCGACTCCATCTTTGTGAAGGCCATTCATCTGGCCTTTGCCATCACCCTCGTTTACTTCAACATTCCCATGCTCAAGCCCTCGTCCTCCTCGCGATGGGACCTGCGCATTCTGCTGGCCATGAACAGAGTGACCGTCATGGACTACATTCTCGGCATCATGGCTGCCGTGGCCGCGCTCTACATCTTTCTGGATTACGCCGGACTCTCCTCCCGTCCCGGCGCGCCCAACGCCCGCGACATCCTCATGGGCATTCTGCTCGTGGTTCTGCTGCTCGAAGCCACCCGCCGCGTGCTCGGTCCGGCGCTGCCCATCATCTGCACAGTTTTCATTCTGTACGTGTTCACCGGGCCCTACCTGCCCGATTTTCTGGCCTTCAAGGGCGCGTCGCTCTCCCGATTCATCTCGCAGATAACCATGGACACGCAGGGCGTGTACGGCATTCCGCTTCAGGTTTCCGCCACCGTGGTCTTCCTGTTCGTGCTCTTCGGCACCATGCTCGACCGCGCAGGCGGCGGCACCTTCTTCACGCAGCTCGCCATCAGCGGTCTCGGCAGATACCGCGGCGGCGCGGCCAAGGCCGCCGTGTTCAGTTCCGCCCTCTCCGGCATGGTGTCCGGCTCCAGCATCGCCAACGTGGTCACCACCGGCACCTTCACCATTCCGCTCATGAAGCGCGTGGGCTATCCCGCCGTGAAGGCCGCCGCCATCGAAGTAGCGTCGTCGGTCAACGGTCAGCTTGCGCCGCCCGTCATGGGCGCGGCCGCCTTCATCATTGCCGAATACGTGAACGTGCCCTATATCGAAGTGGCCAAGGCGGCCGCCATTCCGGCCTTCGCCTCCTACGCCGCCCTGCTCTGGATCACCCATGTGGAAGCCTGCAAGCTCGGTCTGCGCGGGCTCTCCAAAGACGAGCTGCCCCGCACCTGGGAGGTGCTGCGCGGCGGACTGCATTTTCTCTTTCCTCTGGCCATGCTGCTCTATGAGCTCATCGCCCTGCAGCATTCCGCCGAGCTTTCCGTGTTCCGCGCCATTCTCGTGCTCGCGGTCATCATGATCTTTCAGCCCGTGTGCGTCGCCGTGGTGCGCAAGACCTCCAAGTGGCAGGCCTTCAAGGAAGGCCTCAAGCTGACCGTCTCCTCCATGGCCGCCGGAGCCAACAACATGGCCGGCGTGGCACTGGCCACGGCTTCGGCAGGCATCATCGTGGGATGCGTCTCTCTCGGTCTCGGCCAGCAGATCACCTCGTTTGTGGAAGTGCTTTCCATGGGCAACATCTTCCTGCTGCTCATCATCACCGCCGCCGCAAGCCTGCTGCTCGGCATGGGTCTTCCCACCACCGCAAACTACATCATCATGGCCTCGCTCACCGCTCCCGTGCTCGTGGAACTGGCTTCCGGCTTCAGCATTCACGGCGTGCAGCTCGCCGTGCCCCTCATGGCCGCGCATCTGTACTGCTTCTATTTCGGCATTCTCGCCGACGACACGCCCCCCGTCGGCCTTGCCGCCTACGCCGGAGCCGCCATTGCGAACGCCTCCCCCATCGCCGTGGGCATTCAGGGCTTCTTCTACGACATACGCACAGCCCTGCTGCCGCTGGTGTTCATCTTCAACCACGACATCATCCTCTGGAACATCAACAGCCTGCCCGAAGCCGTCATGATCTTCTGCATGACCTCGCTCGGCATGGTCTGCTTCTCCTCCATGATTCAGGGATGGTTCATCACGAAGACCAGCCTGCTCGACCGGCTGCTTCTTCTCGGCGCTTCGGTGGTTCTCATGTATCCCGCCCTGCTCACCGGCTTCTTCCTGCCTCAGGAACAGCGGCATTTCGGCTATCTGGCGGGCCTTGCCCTCATGACTCTCGCGTATCTGCGGCAGAAGGCGGGCGCACGCACGGCGTCCGGGGAGGCAGCGGCATGA
- a CDS encoding translation initiation factor IF-2, with protein MKRRTGIIAKRSLRPRAMKKIVDGNVQQELQCAHCKTIFPDYLGRCPECGSDEWTALVEVNPYARVPMESIIKGCAHLLWMLGILGFFVFVWQMDDPDPDVCLLYLYGGVATLVVCILVSAAFFSLSELMRRTLRIQRRLKVFHEHYNETHPVKHIWKTHINS; from the coding sequence ATGAAAAGAAGAACCGGCATCATCGCCAAGCGCTCCCTGCGCCCCAGAGCGATGAAAAAAATCGTTGACGGCAACGTGCAGCAGGAACTGCAGTGCGCACACTGCAAGACCATATTCCCCGACTACCTCGGCCGCTGCCCCGAATGCGGCAGCGACGAATGGACCGCCCTCGTGGAAGTGAACCCCTACGCCCGCGTGCCCATGGAAAGCATCATCAAAGGCTGCGCGCATCTGCTCTGGATGCTCGGCATTCTGGGCTTCTTCGTCTTCGTGTGGCAGATGGACGATCCCGATCCGGACGTGTGTCTGCTGTACCTGTACGGCGGCGTGGCCACGCTGGTGGTGTGCATACTCGTTTCCGCCGCGTTCTTCAGCCTGAGCGAGCTCATGCGCCGAACGCTGCGCATCCAGCGACGCCTCAAGGTCTTCCACGAACACTACAACGAAACCCACCCCGTCAAGCACATCTGGAAAACACACATCAACAGCTAA